One Sphingomonas sp. LHG3406-1 genomic window carries:
- the sdhD gene encoding succinate dehydrogenase, hydrophobic membrane anchor protein translates to MTGPKQMGRHDRNAVPEGKTPLGKVRGLGAAGHGGEHWIKERVSSAALLLLGTWFLISLLLLPDFSPSTFASWLSSPFGFVPMALFVYLSFEHSLEGVKVVVDDYQGDEGGRLTWHVVSLFLHVGVGAFALFALARIAFGA, encoded by the coding sequence ATGACCGGGCCGAAGCAAATGGGTCGGCACGACCGCAACGCCGTGCCGGAAGGCAAGACCCCGCTCGGCAAGGTGCGCGGTCTTGGCGCTGCCGGCCATGGCGGCGAGCATTGGATCAAGGAGCGCGTCTCGAGCGCGGCGCTGCTGCTGCTCGGGACCTGGTTCCTGATCTCGCTGCTGCTGCTGCCGGACTTCTCGCCGTCGACCTTCGCCAGCTGGCTGTCATCGCCGTTTGGCTTCGTGCCGATGGCGCTGTTCGTCTACTTGAGCTTCGAGCACAGCCTCGAAGGCGTGAAGGTGGTCGTCGACGACTATCAGGGCGACGAGGGCGGGCGCCTTACCTGGCACGTCGTCAGCCTCTTCCTACATGTGGGTGTGGGCGCCTTCGCCCTGTTCGCCCTCGCCCGTATCGCGTTCGGAGCCTAA
- the sdhC gene encoding succinate dehydrogenase, cytochrome b556 subunit, with translation MARNTARPLSPHLTIWRWGPHMLVSILHRATGMALSIGGLFLLTWFLLALSGGAEAWGTFTGFLGWKLGPVPLILVGLVLLTWSFFQHTLSGIRHLIMDVGAGFELGTNKTMAYLTMIGSALLTALFWALILGKGA, from the coding sequence ATGGCTCGCAACACTGCAAGACCCCTCTCGCCCCACCTCACCATCTGGCGGTGGGGCCCGCACATGCTGGTCTCCATCCTCCACCGGGCGACCGGCATGGCGCTGAGCATTGGCGGGCTGTTCCTGCTGACCTGGTTCCTGCTGGCATTGTCCGGCGGCGCCGAGGCATGGGGCACCTTCACCGGCTTCCTCGGCTGGAAGCTCGGTCCGGTGCCGCTGATCCTGGTCGGGCTGGTGCTGCTGACCTGGAGTTTCTTCCAGCACACCCTGTCGGGCATCCGCCACCTGATCATGGACGTGGGTGCCGGCTTCGAGCTTGGGACCAACAAGACCATGGCCTATCTGACGATGATCGGATCGGCCCTGCTCACCGCCCTCTTCTGGGCTCTGATCCTGGGGAAGGGCGCATGA